The genomic stretch CGGCCATGGCCCGGTCACGGGAAACGCGCTCGTGGAGCACCCCGGTGTCGCGAAGATCGTCTTCACCGGGTCGACGGCCGTGGGCAAACAGGTGTTGGCGAAGGGGTCCGCGCTGCTGAAGCGGGTCACCCTCGAACTCGGCGGCAAGAGCCCCAACATCGTCTTCGCCGACGCCGACCTCGAAGCCGCCGCCCAGGCAGCCCCCATGTCGTTCCTCGACAACTCGGGCCAGGACTGCTGCGCCCGCACCCGCATCCTCGTCCAGCGCAGCGCGTACGACCGCTTCCTGGAGCTGCTCGCCCCGGCCATCGAGGCGGTCAGGGTCGGCGACCCGTCCGACGAGGCCACCGACATGGGCCCGCTGATCTCCAGGACCCAACTGGACCGCGTCCGTTCCTACGTCGACCCGGACGCGGCCGGCATCCGCGGCAAGGCCCCCGAGGGCCCCGGCTTCTGGTTCCCGCCCACCGTCCTCACCGGCGTCGACCCGCACGCGCGCGTGGCCGTCGAGGAGGTCTTCGGCCCCGTGGCCGTCATCCTCCCCTTCGAGGACGAGGCGGATGCCGTGGCGCTCGCCAACAGCACCGACTACGGCCTGTCCGGCTCCATCTGGACCCGGGACGTCGGCCGCGCGCTGCGCGTCTCCCAGGCCGTCCACGCGGGCAACCTGTCCGTCAACTCCCACTCCAGCGTCCGCTACTGGACCCCCTTCGGCGGCTTCAAGCAGTCCGGCATCGGCCGTGAGCTGGGCCCGGACGCGCTGACCGCCTTCACCGAGACCAAGAACGTCTTCATCAGCACGGAGGGCTCCGCACAGTGACCTCAACCACCGAACCCATGGTGTGCCGACGCCTCGTCGGCCGTACCGCCGTCATCACCGGAGCCGGCAGCGGCATCGGCCTCGCCACCGCCCGTCGGCTCGCCGCCGAGGGCGCCCATGTGGTCTGCGGCGACGTCGACGAACAGCGCGGCAAGGCGGCGGCCGACGAGGTGGGCGGCACCTTCGTCAAGGTCGACGTCACCGACGCCGAGCAGGTGGAGGCGCTGTTCAAGACGGCCTACGACACCTACGGCAGCGTCGACATCGCCTTCAACAACGCCGGGATCTCCCCGCCCGACGACGACTCCATCCTGGAGACCGGCCTGGAGGCCTGGAAGCGCGTCCAGGAGGTCAACCTCACCTCCGTCTACCTGTGCTGCAAGGCCGCGATCCCCTATATGCGGCGCCAGGGCAAGGGCTCGATCATCAACACCGCGTCCTTCGTTGCGCGGATGGGCGCGGCGACGTCCCAGATCTCGTACACGGCGTCCAAGGGCGGCGTACTGGCGATGTCCCGTGAGCTGGGCGTGCAGTTCGCGCGGGAGGGCATCCGCGTGAACGCGCTGTGCCCCGGCCCGGTCAACACGCCACTCCTCCAGGAACTGTTCGCCAAGGACCCCGAGCGCGCCGCGCGCCGCCTGGTCCACATTCCGGTCGGCCGGTTCGCCGAGGCCGAGGAGATCGCCGCCGCGGTCGCCTTCCTGGCCAGCGACGACTCCTCGTTCGTGAACGCCACCGACTTCCTGGTGGACGGGGGAATTTCCGGGGCCTACGTCACCCCTCTGTAGGGCTCGTCCTACAGTGCCCGCATGAGCATGTCGCCCCAACCCGGCTGGTACCCCGACCCGCACGCCCCGCATCTGGAGCGCTGGTGGGACGGCACCGCCTGGACCGAGCACCGGCGCACACCCGAGGTGACCGCGCCGGTGCCGACGGCCGCGGGTCCCTCCGGGCGGGCCAAGGCCGTCGCCGTCACCTCGGCGGCGGTCGTGCTCGTCGCGGCGATCGTCACGGGCGCGGTGGTGCTGAGCCAGGGCGACGACGAGGGCACGGAGCTCGAGACCGGCCCCACCTACTACACCGAGGCGCCACCGTCCCCGACCCAGACCCAGACCCAGACCCCTACCCCGACCTCGAGTGATCCCTCCGCCGACGACCCGGCCGTCGTGACCGACGAACTCAATGGCATCACGCTGCCGTTGCTCGACGGCTGGGTCCGGCCGAAGCACGTCGCCGAGGACGACGTCGTCATGACCACGGACGGCACCTACGACTGCCCCGGCGACGGTGGCGTCTGCCGCCACGGCCTCGTCACGTCGAGGACGATCACCTCGAACGACGAGCGGTCCCCCGAGGCGCTGGCCAAGGAGGACGTCAAGGAGGCGGCCGAGAACACCTACGACCGCGACACGATCGGCAGGCGCCCCTACGGCGGCCTGGAGTCCCACGAGGTCGTGAAGTCGGGCCCGGTCGCGGTGGCCGGACGGGCCGGCTACTTCGTGCGCTGGAAGGTCACCACGGCCAAGGGTCCCGGCGGCTACGTCCAGTCGACGGTCTTCCCGTCCCGCGTCGGCACCGAGTCACCGGTCTGCGTCCGGTTCCTCTTCGACGCGGGCGAGGACGGACCGCCCCTGGCCGACATGGACCGGATCACCAAGGGCATCCGGTCCGTCGACGACCCGGCGGGCGGCGGGGGAGTGGGCAGCAGCGTGGGCCCGGAAGAGGACCTTTCGTAGGCCCTGGAGCCTGGAGCCTGGAGGCCTAGAGGAACGTGTGGCCCTCGCCGCGGTACGTCGGCACGGTCGCCGTCACCGCGTCGCCCGCCACCAGGTGCAACTGCTCGAAGCGCTCGCACATCTCACCGGCCTTGGCGTGCCGGAACCACACCTTGTCGCCGATCAGCAGATCGTCCGCGGGCGAGCCGAGCAGCGGCGTCTGCACCTCGCCGGGACCCTCCTGGGGGTCGTAGCGCAGCCCCTCCGGGAGGTACGGCACCGGCAGCCGGTCGGGTCCGGCGGCACCGGAGGCCGGGTAGCCGCCGCCGAGCACCGTCACGACGCCGACGCCGGGGCGCCGGACCACGGGGTGGGCGAACAGGGCGGCCGGACGCCCGCTGAAGGAGGTGTAGTTGTCGAAGAGGCGCGGTACGTAGAGCCCCGACCCGGCGCCGATCTCGGTGACACAGTCCTCGGCGGCCGTGAACTGCACACTGCCGGTGCCGCCGCCGTTGACGAACTCAAGACCCGGCGCCACCGCCCGCAGCTCCCGCACCACCTCGGCCCGGCGCCGGGCGAGCTCCCGGCGCGCGGTGGCCTGCATCAGCCGCACGGCACGCGAACGCAAGGGGTGCCCGGCGACGGAGTCGCCCACGCCCGCGACATGACCCTCGTACGCCATGATCCCGACGACCTCGAACCCCGGCCGCCGGGCCACGATCCGGGCCAGGTCGGCGACCTGGGCGGGGGAGTGCAGCGGGGAGCGCCGGGCGCCGACGCGGACGCGGCCGCCGAGCAGTTTCAGCGAGGTGTCCAACTCCAGGCAGACCCGGACGACTTCGCTGCCGCCGTCCCGGGCGGCGTCGATCAGCCGGAGCTGCGCCGGGTCGTCGATCATCACGGTGATCGCGGAGGCGAGCTTGGGGTCGGCGGTCAGCTCGGCGTAACCGGCGCGGTCGGCGGACGGGTAGGCGAGCAGGATGTCGTCGAATCCGGAGCGGGCCAGCCACAGGGACTCGGCGAGCGTGAACGACATGATCCCGGCGAAGCCGTCGCGGGCGAGGACGCGTTCCAGCAGGGCCCGGCAGCGCACGGACTTGCTGGCGACGCGGATGGGCTTGCCGCCCGCACGCCGGACGAGATCGTCCGCGTTGGCGTCGAAGGCGTCGAGATCCACGATCGCGAGAGGGGCGTCGAGATGGGCGGTGGCCCGGTCGTAACGGGCCCGGTCGGCGGCGCGCGCAGTCATGAACGAAGCCTGCCAGACTGGATTACCGCAGGGTAGGGGGACGTTCCGGGCTAAAGCCCCGGGCTCGTGGACTGGTTCCCACCGGGCCGGGGTCAGCCCGTAGAGTGACGCGCACGCATGTGAGGGCGTGGATGCCGATCCACCCGTGCGGGTAGCGGGTAGATGTCCATGAGGAGACGGGGGGCGCATGAACACAGAACCACGCGCCCCACTCCCTCCCCGCCCACCCCACCCCCCTCGCCCCCACCAGCCCCCTGCGCCGGACGAGGGCACCCAGGAGGAAACCGAGGGCCCGTCCCGGCCTACGGCTACGCGCGTCCCCTCGGCGAGCGGCGACGCCGGGCGAACGGACGCGTCCCGCCGCACCTCCGCGGACACCGACGCCCACCGCGCCTCCGCCGACGCCCCGCCCCGCTTCCCCCGTCTCCGCACCCCGGCGACCCAGGCCGAAGCCCCACCCCCACCGAGGGCCTCGGCCCGCTTCCCGGACACGGCACCGCCCGCGTCCCCCGAACCGCGCCGCGAACCCCCGAGCCGCCGCACTCCGCCGCACGCGACGGGCCCCAACGGCACACCCCCGCGCCCGACGACGAGCCCGACGGGCTCCACCGGCACGCCCGCGCGTCCCACGACGAGCCCTACGGGCCTCAGCAGCGCACCCGCGCGTCCCGTGACCGACCCGACCGGCTCCCCCAGCGCACCCGCGCGCCCCACGACCAGCTCGCCGGGCGCCAACGGCACGCCCGCGCACCCGGCCACTTCCGGGGCTTCGGCCCAGAGCCCTGCCTCCCCGCCCGGAGTCCCGCCCCGCCCGGCCGGTTCGCCCCCGGCGTCGACTCGCGCGGGCGGCTCCGTGGACGCCCCCGCGCGTCCCGCCGTACCCCCGCCTCCTTCCCGGCGCCCCCACCCTCCGGTCGCTCTGTCCGTGGCTCCGGCTGAGAACCCCTCCGAGACGACCAGGCGGCTTCGGCCCATCGGGCAGGACGCGGGTGCTGTGCGTGCCCCCGATCCGGCTCTCTCCTGGAGTGCTCCGGTGAGTCCCGCGGCCGGGGGGCGGCCCATCGTGTCGCTCGGGGAGCCGGAGGTGCATGACGAGCGCCGAAGGTTCGGGGGGCGGGGTGGCGCTCGGGTTGTCGCCGTCGCCGCTTGTCTGGTGCTCGGGCTCGGGCTCGTCGGAGGCGCCGTCACCGGGAGTTGGCTCGTCGGGGACTCCGAGGCCGCCGGGGCCCGGGACAGTTTCGTCGCCGCGCGGAGTCTGTGGCACAGCGTGCCGGTCGACCGGCTGTTCCCCACGCGTGTGGCGGGGCAGGGCGCCGGACCCGGGGGCGCCGACCGTTCCTGGACGCGGATCGCCGTCGCCCCGGACAGTGGGTGCCGGGACGCCTTCGACCCGCTCCTGCGCAAGGCCCTCGCCCCCGTCGGCTGCCAGCGGCTGCTGCGCGCCACCTACACCGACGCCACCCGGACCTATGTCACCACCGTCGGCCTGCTCTTCACCAAGGCCGACGCCACCGCCATGGCCTCCCTCGCCAAGCGCTTCACCGACGAGGAACTGGACCGCCGTACCGACCTGATGCCCCGCCCGTACGGCCCCGGCTTCGCGAACGACGAGCGCGCCACCTGGACCGTCTCCGTCCTCACCGACGCCCCGGTCGTCGTCTACTCCGTCTCCGGCTGGGCCGACGGCCGTACCGTCGACGAGCCGCAGTCCGCCGCGGAGGCCATGGAGTCCGGCGCCACCACGGCCCCCGCCCAGGCCGGTCTCGGCCACGAGGCGAAGGGCCTCGCCGACCGGATCGAGCGCGCCCTGCGCAAACAGGTCGGCCCCTACGCCACGGAGCAGGCCTCGTGACCGCCCGTCGCGCGCGCCGTACGGGACTGCTCAGCGTTCTCCTCGCCGCCTCCCTCGCCCTGGTCCCCACCACCGCGCACGCCGACGGCATACGCAGCCGGCAGTGGGCCCTCGAAGCCATGCACACCCAGGAGGCCTGGCAGACCACCAAGGGCGAGGGCATCACCGTCGCCGTCCTCGACACCGGCGTCGACGGCGAGCACCCCGACCTCGACGGAAACGTCCTCCGGGGCAAGGACCTGGTCGGCTTCGGGGCCGGCCGCGGCGACCGCGCCTGGGCCCGGCACGGCACCGCGATGGCCGGCATCATCGCGGGCCACGGACACGGCTACGACAACGCCGACGGCGTCATGGGCATCGCCCCCGAGGCGAAGATCCTCCCCGTCCGCGTGATCCTGGAGGACGGCGACTCCGCCCGCGCCAAGGCCCGCACCACCCGCGGCAACGCCCTCGCCGAAGGCATCCGCTGGGCCGCCGACCACGGCGCCGACGTCATCAACCTCTCCCTGGGCGACGACTCCAAGTCCGCCCACCCCGAACCCGCCGAGGACGAGGCCGTCCAGTACGCCCTGAAGAAGGGCGCCGTCGTTGTCGCCTCGGCCGGCAACGGCGGCGAGAAGGGCGACCACATCTCGTACCCGGCCGCCTACCCGGGTGTCATCGCCGCCACCGCGGTGGACAAGTTCGGCACCCGCGCCTCGTTCTCCACCCGCCGCTGGTACGCCACCGTCAGCGCCCCCGGCGTGGACGTCATCATCGCCGACCCGGACCGCAAGTACTACGAGGGCTGGGGCACCAGCGCCGCAGCGGCCTTCGTCTCCGGCGCCGTGGCCCTGGTCAAGGCCGCCCACCCCGGCCTGACCCCGGCCCAGATCAAGAAGCTGCTGGAGGACACCGCCCGCAACGCCCCCGCCGGCGGCCGCGACGACTCCCGCGGTTACGGCTTCATCGACCCCGCCGCCGCCATCGAGAAGGCGGCCGGCCTCAAGCCCGGGGGCCTGCGGTCGAAGGCGTACGGCGACGAGTACTTCGGCTCCGGCCCCGACACCGCGAAGGCGGCGGACGACACCACGAGCTGGGCGGCCCCGCTCGCGGGCGGCGCCGGAGGAGTCCTGCTGGTGACCGCGGTGCTCCTCTGGCGCGGCCGCCGCACCCGCCCCGACGACTTCTAGTCCCCGGCGAACACCGATACGGCCGCCCGGGCCGCAGCTTCCACCAGCGCGACCCCCGCCGCCTTCGTCGTGTGCCCGTCCGACAGCACGGCCACCAGATACTCCCGTCCGTCCGCGGTCACCCGCCCGATGCTGTTGATGTCCCACAGCCCCGTCGTGCTCCGCGGCAGCCAGCCGTTCTTCAGCGCCCACTCCGAGCCGTCCGCCACGGCCGAGACACCCCACCGCTGATCCACGGCGATCCGCCCCATCAGCCCCCGCACATACGCCCGCGACGCCTCACTCAGCTCCGACTCGTCATCGAACACCTGCTGAAGCAGCGTGAGTTGATCCGCCGCGGTGGTCTGCGTCAGCCCCCACAGCATCCCCTCGCCGCCCTCGGTGGCCGTCAGCCCCAGGCGCTCATTGGCAGCGGCCAGGCCCTCCGCCCTGCCGATCGTCTCCCACAGTGCCGACGTCGACGCGTTGTCGCTGTTCTCGATCATCGCGGTGGCGTACGACTTCTCCGCCGCCGTCAGCCCCCGCCCCGCGTCCTGCGCCTGGAGCAGCAGCGCCGCGAGGATGTCGACCTTCACGATGCTCGCCGTGTCGAAGGAGCCGTCCCCGTACGTGGCGCTCTCACCGGAGTCCATGTCCAGCACCGCCACCGACACCTCAGCGCCGTCCGGGACGCTCACCGACTCCATGGCGTCCGCCAGGAGCGCCGCCCGGTCCACCGTCGGCCGCGTCACCGGTTCCACGCTCGCCTCCCCACTCGCCGCCACCACCGACGGCGTCGCCGAAGGCGTCGCCGACGACGATACGGCCGCCTCCCGAGGGTGCGCCTGCGCCTGTACGTACACCGTCCCCGCGGCCGTACCGCCCACCACGACCACGGAGGCGAGGGCGAGGTGGAGCAGCGGAACACGGTGCCTGCGCGCTCTGGAGGACTCCATGCTCGCGATGGTCGGGCCGGTGACTGTGCCCGCCGTTAGACGGACGTTAGATCTGGGTCAGGGAAATCTGAGATTCCGGTGAACTGCGTCACGATCGTGTTTCCGGGCCCGCACAAGCGCAGCAGCAGCCCCCCGATAGGGTCGGTGACCGTGGCGAACAAGAACATTCCCGACTCCCCCTTCTCCGACGACGACGGCTCCGTCGACCCCGCCCTGAGCGCGGCGCTCACGGCCTGGTCCGAGGACCGCACCGCCGTGGCACCGGTGCTGGCGGCGCTCAAGGGCGCCCGGCTGCTCGTTCCGGTCGTGGCCGTCCTCGGCGAGGTGGAGGAGGACGAGAACGGCCTGCGCCGCGAGAAGACCAGCGACATGGCCGTACCGACCCTGCGGGCCGGTGACCGCAAGGCGCTGCCCGCCTTCAGCTCCATCGACTCCCTCGCCCGCTGGGACCCGGCGGCCCGCCCGGTCGCCGTGGCCCTGCACCAGGCCCTGGAGGCCGCCTCGCACGAGAAGGCGGACACCATCGTGCTGGACATGTCGGGACCGGTGCCGTTCGAGCTGACGGGACCGGCGCTGCTCGCCCTCGCCGAGGGCCGCACGTCGGCCGATCCGCTCGCCGATCCGGCGGTGGTGGCGGCGGTACGGGCCGCGGTGGCCGCCGAGCCGGCCGTGCTCCGAGCCCACCTCGGGCCCGGACGGGCCGACGGCACCCTGGCCCTCGTACTGGACCCGGCCGCCGCCCCCGCCCAGGCCGCCCGCGCGGTAGCCGAGCGCATCGCCGCCGACGAAACACTGAGGGCCCGCCTGGTGCGCGGGCTCGACCTGGCACTGCTGCCGGCCGAGGCCACGCCACCGGGCGAGCCCCTTTACGTCAGATGACGGACTAGCCGTAGACCGGGCCCGTGTACCTCTCGCCCGGGCCCTGGCCCGGCTCGTCCGGGACGATCGACGCCTCGCGGAAGGCGAGCTGGAGCGACTTCAGGCCGTCCTTGAGCGGGGCGGCGTGGAAGGAGCTGATCTCGGTGGTGCTCGCGTCGAGCAGACCGGCGAGGGCGCTCACCAGCTTGCGGGCCTCGTCCAGGTCCTTGTACTTGTCGCCCTCCTCGGTCAGACCGAGCTTCACGGCGGCGGCGCTCATCAGGTTCACGGCGACCGTCACGATCACCTCGACGGCGGGGACCTCGGCGATGTCGCGGGTCATCTCGTCGAAGTCGGGCGTCTCGGGGCTGTCCGAGGGGGAGGTGTCACTCATGAGGCCCACGATAGGCGTACGGCGGAGCGGGGCCGGACAGTGCCTCGGTTAGCTCTGTCCGGGCGGAGCTGCTAACCTTGGGTGACGACCGGCCGAACACGTATGTGTCCGGCCCACAAGTGGAGGCTCCGAACTCCCACCTGATCGCCCCTCGGGGCGGCGGGTCACCGGTCAGGCGGCCACCACCGTTCCGTACGGACGGTGGAGTCGCCCGATATTACGCCCCGCGGTTGACCTGCGGCGGTGTTCCGGCATTCCAGGAGCCCCGCCTGTGTCCCGTCCGGGGCATTTTTCATGCGCCGCGATGGTTGGTCCTATGTCAAACAGACATACGCGGCTGTCCGCCAGACCGCCGTGTGGTGCTAACCGAGGAGGATCCATCAGCGCCGAGCCCCGCATCAACGACCGGATTCGCGTTCCCGAGGTGCGACTTGTCGGTCCCAGTGGCGAGCAGGTGGGCATCGTCCCGCTGGCGAAGGCACTGGAGCTCGCGCAGGAGTACGACCTGGACCTGGTCGAGGTCGCGGCGAACGCCCGTCCGCCCGTGTGCAAGCTCATGGACTACGGGAAGTTCAAGTACGAGTCGGCCATGAAGGCCCGTGAGGCGCGCAAGAACCAGGCGCACACGGTCATCAAGGAGATGAAGCTCCGGCCGAAGATCGACCCGCACGACTATGACACCAAGAAGGGTCACGTCGTCCGGTTCCTCAAGCAGGGCGACAAGGTCAAGATCACGATCATGTTCCGTGGTCGCGAGCAGTCCCGGCCCGAGCTGGGCTACCGACTGCTTCAGCGTCTCGCGGAGGACGTCCAGGACCTCGGTTTCGTCGAGTCGAACCCGAAGCAGGACGGCCGAAACATGATCATGGTCCTCGGTCCGCACAAGAAGAAGACCGAGGCGATGGCCGAGGCCCGCCAGGCGCAGGAAGCCCGCAAGGCAGACGCGAAGGCCAACCCCGGCAAGTCGCAGAACGCCGCGGACTCCGAGAACGCCGTGGAGACCGAGGCACCTGC from Streptomyces davaonensis JCM 4913 encodes the following:
- a CDS encoding aldehyde dehydrogenase family protein, with protein sequence MSDQLQVLNPATEEVVATVPAATAADVDAAVVRAAKAQAGWAALAPGERARLLRRFAVAVDEHLEELAQLEVREAGHTVGNARWEAGNVRDLLDYAAGGVERLTGRQIPVPGGLDITILEPLGVVGVIAPWNFPMPIAAWGTAPALAAGNAVLLKPAETTPLTALRLAELALEAGLPEGLLQVLPGHGPVTGNALVEHPGVAKIVFTGSTAVGKQVLAKGSALLKRVTLELGGKSPNIVFADADLEAAAQAAPMSFLDNSGQDCCARTRILVQRSAYDRFLELLAPAIEAVRVGDPSDEATDMGPLISRTQLDRVRSYVDPDAAGIRGKAPEGPGFWFPPTVLTGVDPHARVAVEEVFGPVAVILPFEDEADAVALANSTDYGLSGSIWTRDVGRALRVSQAVHAGNLSVNSHSSVRYWTPFGGFKQSGIGRELGPDALTAFTETKNVFISTEGSAQ
- a CDS encoding 3-oxoacyl-ACP reductase is translated as MVCRRLVGRTAVITGAGSGIGLATARRLAAEGAHVVCGDVDEQRGKAAADEVGGTFVKVDVTDAEQVEALFKTAYDTYGSVDIAFNNAGISPPDDDSILETGLEAWKRVQEVNLTSVYLCCKAAIPYMRRQGKGSIINTASFVARMGAATSQISYTASKGGVLAMSRELGVQFAREGIRVNALCPGPVNTPLLQELFAKDPERAARRLVHIPVGRFAEAEEIAAAVAFLASDDSSFVNATDFLVDGGISGAYVTPL
- a CDS encoding DUF2510 domain-containing protein, which translates into the protein MSPQPGWYPDPHAPHLERWWDGTAWTEHRRTPEVTAPVPTAAGPSGRAKAVAVTSAAVVLVAAIVTGAVVLSQGDDEGTELETGPTYYTEAPPSPTQTQTQTPTPTSSDPSADDPAVVTDELNGITLPLLDGWVRPKHVAEDDVVMTTDGTYDCPGDGGVCRHGLVTSRTITSNDERSPEALAKEDVKEAAENTYDRDTIGRRPYGGLESHEVVKSGPVAVAGRAGYFVRWKVTTAKGPGGYVQSTVFPSRVGTESPVCVRFLFDAGEDGPPLADMDRITKGIRSVDDPAGGGGVGSSVGPEEDLS
- a CDS encoding amino acid deaminase/aldolase, which gives rise to MTARAADRARYDRATAHLDAPLAIVDLDAFDANADDLVRRAGGKPIRVASKSVRCRALLERVLARDGFAGIMSFTLAESLWLARSGFDDILLAYPSADRAGYAELTADPKLASAITVMIDDPAQLRLIDAARDGGSEVVRVCLELDTSLKLLGGRVRVGARRSPLHSPAQVADLARIVARRPGFEVVGIMAYEGHVAGVGDSVAGHPLRSRAVRLMQATARRELARRRAEVVRELRAVAPGLEFVNGGGTGSVQFTAAEDCVTEIGAGSGLYVPRLFDNYTSFSGRPAALFAHPVVRRPGVGVVTVLGGGYPASGAAGPDRLPVPYLPEGLRYDPQEGPGEVQTPLLGSPADDLLIGDKVWFRHAKAGEMCERFEQLHLVAGDAVTATVPTYRGEGHTFL
- the mycP gene encoding type VII secretion-associated serine protease mycosin codes for the protein MTARRARRTGLLSVLLAASLALVPTTAHADGIRSRQWALEAMHTQEAWQTTKGEGITVAVLDTGVDGEHPDLDGNVLRGKDLVGFGAGRGDRAWARHGTAMAGIIAGHGHGYDNADGVMGIAPEAKILPVRVILEDGDSARAKARTTRGNALAEGIRWAADHGADVINLSLGDDSKSAHPEPAEDEAVQYALKKGAVVVASAGNGGEKGDHISYPAAYPGVIAATAVDKFGTRASFSTRRWYATVSAPGVDVIIADPDRKYYEGWGTSAAAAFVSGAVALVKAAHPGLTPAQIKKLLEDTARNAPAGGRDDSRGYGFIDPAAAIEKAAGLKPGGLRSKAYGDEYFGSGPDTAKAADDTTSWAAPLAGGAGGVLLVTAVLLWRGRRTRPDDF
- a CDS encoding serine hydrolase translates to MESSRARRHRVPLLHLALASVVVVGGTAAGTVYVQAQAHPREAAVSSSATPSATPSVVAASGEASVEPVTRPTVDRAALLADAMESVSVPDGAEVSVAVLDMDSGESATYGDGSFDTASIVKVDILAALLLQAQDAGRGLTAAEKSYATAMIENSDNASTSALWETIGRAEGLAAANERLGLTATEGGEGMLWGLTQTTAADQLTLLQQVFDDESELSEASRAYVRGLMGRIAVDQRWGVSAVADGSEWALKNGWLPRSTTGLWDINSIGRVTADGREYLVAVLSDGHTTKAAGVALVEAAARAAVSVFAGD
- a CDS encoding SseB family protein; the encoded protein is MANKNIPDSPFSDDDGSVDPALSAALTAWSEDRTAVAPVLAALKGARLLVPVVAVLGEVEEDENGLRREKTSDMAVPTLRAGDRKALPAFSSIDSLARWDPAARPVAVALHQALEAASHEKADTIVLDMSGPVPFELTGPALLALAEGRTSADPLADPAVVAAVRAAVAAEPAVLRAHLGPGRADGTLALVLDPAAAPAQAARAVAERIAADETLRARLVRGLDLALLPAEATPPGEPLYVR
- a CDS encoding DUF1844 domain-containing protein — translated: MSDTSPSDSPETPDFDEMTRDIAEVPAVEVIVTVAVNLMSAAAVKLGLTEEGDKYKDLDEARKLVSALAGLLDASTTEISSFHAAPLKDGLKSLQLAFREASIVPDEPGQGPGERYTGPVYG